One genomic segment of Sphingorhabdus sp. M41 includes these proteins:
- a CDS encoding 1-deoxy-D-xylulose-5-phosphate reductoisomerase, whose translation MTKSISIFGATGSVGLSTLDLVRQHRDQYDVIALTANGNASQLAALAKEFSARIAVVADDAAYAELKQLLAGTSIEAASGPDALIAAAALGADWTMAAIVGCAGLPPTLEALRCGKTVALANKEALVSAGALMINEARKAGATLLPVDSEHNAIFQALQGGRIDQIRKITLTASGGPFRTWTREQMASVTPEQAVAHPNWNMGAKISVDSATMMNKGLELIEAHHLFPVGLENIEILVHPQSVIHSMVEYRDCSTLAQLGSPDMRIPIASALAWPDRMTTNCEPLNLAEISRLDFELPDENRFPATKIARAAIMAGGAKPAMLNAANEVAVAAFLNRAVQFLDITEIVSRLLDSYSPPDPSELADIFAIDKETRVRTEQLVEELKV comes from the coding sequence ATGACCAAATCGATTTCGATATTTGGTGCGACAGGATCGGTCGGTCTGTCGACTCTGGATCTTGTCCGTCAGCATCGGGATCAATATGATGTCATTGCCCTGACTGCCAACGGAAATGCTTCGCAGCTTGCCGCATTGGCCAAGGAATTTTCTGCACGGATCGCAGTTGTTGCAGACGATGCCGCCTATGCCGAACTCAAGCAGCTACTGGCAGGAACGTCGATCGAGGCCGCTAGCGGGCCGGACGCGCTGATTGCTGCGGCTGCTCTTGGTGCGGACTGGACAATGGCTGCGATCGTCGGTTGCGCCGGACTGCCGCCGACACTGGAAGCCCTGCGCTGCGGCAAGACGGTTGCCTTGGCCAACAAGGAGGCTCTGGTTTCTGCCGGTGCCCTGATGATCAACGAGGCCCGGAAAGCCGGTGCGACATTATTGCCGGTCGATTCCGAGCATAATGCGATATTCCAGGCGCTGCAGGGCGGTCGGATCGATCAGATCCGCAAGATTACCCTGACTGCCAGTGGCGGTCCGTTTCGCACTTGGACGCGCGAGCAGATGGCAAGCGTCACGCCGGAACAGGCGGTCGCGCATCCCAACTGGAACATGGGTGCCAAAATATCGGTCGACAGCGCGACGATGATGAACAAGGGGCTGGAACTGATCGAGGCTCATCATCTTTTCCCGGTCGGGCTCGAAAATATCGAGATATTGGTGCATCCGCAGTCGGTGATTCACTCGATGGTCGAATATCGGGATTGTTCCACGCTTGCCCAGCTGGGCTCCCCGGACATGCGGATACCGATTGCCAGTGCGCTGGCCTGGCCGGACCGGATGACGACCAATTGCGAGCCTCTCAATTTGGCAGAGATCAGCAGGCTGGATTTCGAACTGCCCGACGAAAATCGCTTCCCGGCCACGAAAATTGCGAGAGCCGCGATCATGGCGGGCGGTGCAAAGCCGGCGATGCTCAATGCAGCCAATGAGGTTGCCGTAGCAGCATTTCTGAATCGTGCGGTTCAGTTTCTGGACATCACAGAGATTGTATCGCGACTGTTAGATAGTTATAGCCCGCCCGACCCAAGCGAGTTGGCGGATATTTTTGCGATAGACAAAGAAACGCGCGTTCGGACCGAACAGCTGGTTGAGGAATTGAAGGTTTGA
- the rseP gene encoding RIP metalloprotease RseP has translation MTENPGILIYLFSFLIVIGVLVFVHEMGHYLVGRWCGVKAETFSIGFGKEITGWTDKRGTRWKISMLPLGGYVQFAGDMDPAGTKSKEWLSLPEAERNQTFQSKSLWRRAAIVFAGPAINFIFAILIIMGFVIAYGTSATLPVASEISPNSTAAAIGMKPGDRIISVDGEQIELFEDLRQKMILIPDQNVEIVYERDGQRIAKRGKIGVHIMKDRFGNEYRLGLLGMSSNKVEWREVSPLEAPAVAVEKTFGIVDQITTTLGQVITGKRSIKELGGPLKIAQVSGEQFKMGLESFILFVALISINLGFINLLPIPMLDGGHLMFYAIEAVRRKPASPKVQEWAFRSGLALVMVFMLVVTFNDLSSFGLFRSITG, from the coding sequence TTGACGGAAAATCCCGGTATTTTGATATATTTATTTTCATTTCTGATCGTCATCGGTGTGCTCGTTTTTGTGCACGAGATGGGGCATTATCTGGTCGGGCGCTGGTGTGGCGTGAAGGCGGAAACCTTTTCAATCGGCTTTGGCAAAGAGATTACCGGGTGGACCGACAAGCGCGGGACGCGCTGGAAAATCAGCATGTTGCCATTGGGCGGCTACGTCCAGTTTGCCGGAGATATGGATCCGGCGGGGACAAAGAGCAAGGAATGGCTGAGCCTGCCGGAGGCGGAACGCAACCAAACCTTCCAGTCCAAATCATTATGGCGGCGCGCCGCGATCGTGTTTGCAGGACCGGCGATCAATTTCATCTTTGCCATTTTGATCATCATGGGTTTTGTCATTGCTTATGGCACCAGTGCGACCCTGCCTGTTGCGAGCGAAATTTCTCCCAATTCGACCGCGGCTGCTATCGGGATGAAGCCCGGAGACCGGATCATATCCGTCGACGGTGAGCAGATTGAGCTATTCGAGGATCTGCGGCAGAAAATGATTCTGATTCCCGATCAGAATGTTGAAATTGTCTACGAACGGGACGGCCAGCGCATTGCCAAGCGCGGCAAAATCGGCGTCCATATCATGAAGGATAGGTTCGGCAACGAATATCGGCTGGGTCTATTGGGCATGTCATCCAACAAGGTAGAGTGGCGCGAAGTCAGTCCGCTTGAGGCACCTGCTGTTGCGGTAGAGAAAACCTTTGGCATCGTGGATCAGATCACGACCACCCTCGGCCAGGTGATTACCGGCAAGCGTTCGATCAAGGAGCTTGGCGGACCGCTCAAAATTGCTCAGGTTTCCGGAGAGCAGTTCAAGATGGGGCTGGAAAGTTTCATTCTTTTTGTCGCACTGATCTCAATTAACTTGGGGTTCATCAACTTGCTGCCAATCCCGATGCTCGATGGAGGGCACCTGATGTTCTATGCAATTGAAGCGGTGCGGCGAAAGCCGGCCAGTCCAAAAGTGCAGGAATGGGCTTTTCGGTCCGGATTGGCACTGGTTATGGTGTTCATGCTGGTGGTGACATTTAACGATTTATCGTCATTTGGCCTGTTCCGGTCTATCACCGGCTGA
- the bamA gene encoding outer membrane protein assembly factor BamA, whose translation MCGTILSGAAVSSQAQAQEAAQAASVAPTDNTIRSIVVNGAQRLEPTTVLSYMKLRIGQTYTQESADQALKDLFETELFKDVSIRNDQGAVIIEVVENPVINRILLEGNKRIKEDKIYPEIRLAPRQIFTRSKVRADVARIVELYKRKGRFAANVEPKMVQLDQNRVDIVFEINEGPKSKVQQINIIGNEEFSDGKLRGEMVTKQSRFYRFFSSSDTYDPDRLAFDQQKLRQFYLTEGYADFRVISAVAELTPDKRDFIITYVVEEGDRYQFGEVTVESEIRDFTAEFLTPQLPMKAGDFYNAKQVEDTVERLSETAGLFGYAFADVRPQFTRNKDTLTMDILFQVAESDRVYVERIDINGNTLTQDKVVRREFRLNEGDAFNSFQVKRSANRIKSLGFFQEDLEIEQKQGSAPDRIILEANVEEKATGELQLSAGFSSVENFILQASVRQRNFRGKGQELRASASYSSYSQSIELGFTEPYLFDRNIAVGADVFRRDLNSFNYVNSDRQTTFEQLTTGFQIRAGVPITEYLSASLRYGLSQDDVTLEPSLFFTDSNSDGIRGNSPADVCEPLLAGRYLCDALGNRTTSSIGASLIYDDRDNRIRPTRGQSIVGSVDFAGLGGSVKYLRGRLNASKHWRVLGDFIFTASAEGGYIHPLENRSTTAGDGIDDVRLTDRFFLGEPQIRGFDIRGVGPRVVRSSTIPGLDTNGNPINVIVDASSGTQTDDAIGGRAYYLGRAELEIPLGSGARELGLRPSIFVDVGAVFNVVQPLLLTDLQTQSSGTVATRDATGAVIRDATTGAIITATGPLYLSLDDTGQAVQVVDAVNASGVANPIATNFTEGFFGDSPKPRVSVGFGVNWNSPFGPFRIDIAKALLKEPGDDTKLFTFNVGTQF comes from the coding sequence ATGTGTGGCACTATTCTGAGTGGCGCAGCGGTTTCTTCGCAGGCGCAAGCGCAGGAAGCGGCGCAAGCCGCATCCGTGGCTCCGACGGACAACACCATACGGTCCATCGTCGTCAATGGTGCCCAGCGACTGGAGCCCACCACTGTCCTGTCCTACATGAAATTGCGTATCGGACAGACGTACACGCAAGAATCGGCCGATCAGGCCCTGAAGGATCTGTTTGAAACAGAACTGTTCAAGGATGTCAGTATCCGGAACGACCAGGGTGCCGTGATCATTGAGGTTGTCGAAAATCCCGTGATCAACCGCATCTTGCTGGAAGGCAACAAGCGGATCAAGGAAGACAAGATCTATCCCGAGATCCGATTGGCTCCGCGACAGATATTTACCCGGTCAAAAGTCCGGGCCGATGTCGCTCGAATCGTCGAGCTGTATAAACGCAAAGGTCGCTTTGCGGCGAACGTTGAGCCGAAAATGGTTCAACTGGACCAGAATCGCGTCGATATTGTTTTCGAGATCAATGAAGGACCCAAGTCCAAGGTTCAGCAGATCAACATCATCGGCAACGAAGAATTTTCCGATGGCAAGCTGCGCGGTGAAATGGTTACCAAGCAATCGCGCTTCTATCGTTTCTTCAGTTCCAGTGACACTTATGATCCGGATCGTCTTGCCTTTGACCAGCAAAAACTCCGTCAGTTCTATTTGACAGAAGGTTACGCAGATTTCCGGGTTATCTCTGCTGTTGCCGAGCTAACCCCGGACAAGCGTGATTTCATCATCACCTATGTCGTGGAAGAGGGTGATCGTTATCAGTTCGGTGAAGTGACGGTTGAAAGTGAAATTCGCGATTTTACCGCGGAATTCCTGACCCCTCAGCTGCCGATGAAAGCCGGGGATTTTTACAACGCCAAGCAGGTGGAAGATACTGTCGAGCGGCTTTCGGAAACTGCCGGCCTATTCGGATATGCTTTTGCCGATGTCCGCCCGCAATTCACCCGGAACAAAGACACGCTGACCATGGATATCCTGTTCCAGGTCGCGGAAAGTGACCGGGTCTACGTCGAACGGATCGACATCAACGGCAACACGCTGACCCAGGACAAGGTCGTGCGCCGGGAGTTCCGGCTGAATGAAGGGGACGCTTTCAACAGCTTTCAGGTCAAGCGATCAGCCAACCGGATCAAGTCGTTGGGCTTTTTCCAGGAAGATCTGGAAATTGAGCAAAAACAGGGAAGTGCACCCGACCGCATCATATTGGAAGCCAATGTTGAAGAAAAGGCGACCGGGGAACTGCAACTTTCGGCTGGATTTTCCAGCGTCGAGAATTTCATTCTCCAGGCGTCCGTGCGGCAGCGGAACTTTCGTGGCAAGGGGCAGGAACTGCGAGCCAGCGCCAGCTATTCGAGTTATTCGCAGTCGATCGAGCTAGGCTTTACCGAGCCCTATCTGTTCGACCGGAATATTGCCGTCGGCGCGGATGTTTTTCGTCGTGACTTGAACAGCTTTAACTACGTCAATAGCGATCGCCAAACTACCTTTGAGCAGCTTACTACGGGTTTCCAGATCCGGGCGGGTGTTCCGATCACCGAATATCTGTCCGCATCGCTCCGCTATGGGCTCAGTCAGGACGACGTGACGCTTGAGCCAAGTCTGTTTTTCACGGACAGCAATAGCGACGGAATTCGGGGTAACAGCCCGGCGGATGTTTGCGAACCACTGCTTGCCGGACGTTATTTGTGCGATGCTCTGGGTAATCGCACGACATCATCCATTGGTGCATCTTTAATTTATGATGACCGGGACAATCGCATTCGCCCAACCCGTGGTCAGTCGATTGTCGGCAGCGTCGATTTTGCTGGCCTGGGGGGCAGCGTCAAATATCTCCGCGGTCGTTTGAATGCTTCCAAACACTGGCGTGTTCTGGGGGATTTCATCTTCACCGCTAGTGCCGAAGGCGGATATATTCATCCGCTGGAAAATCGTTCGACGACTGCAGGGGACGGCATTGATGACGTCCGTCTGACCGATCGCTTTTTCCTCGGTGAACCGCAAATCCGAGGTTTTGATATTCGCGGCGTTGGGCCACGCGTTGTGCGTTCATCGACTATTCCCGGACTGGATACCAACGGCAATCCGATCAACGTGATTGTGGACGCCAGCAGTGGCACCCAGACCGACGATGCAATCGGCGGCCGGGCTTATTATCTGGGACGCGCAGAGCTTGAAATTCCGCTGGGATCCGGTGCGCGCGAACTTGGTTTGCGGCCTTCCATTTTTGTCGATGTCGGTGCCGTTTTCAACGTGGTTCAGCCGCTGCTTCTTACCGACCTGCAAACGCAATCTTCGGGAACCGTGGCGACCCGAGATGCCACTGGTGCTGTGATTAGAGATGCTACTACCGGCGCTATCATTACGGCCACCGGGCCGCTGTATCTCAGCCTTGATGATACCGGGCAGGCCGTACAGGTGGTGGACGCCGTCAATGCGAGTGGTGTTGCCAATCCTATCGCCACCAACTTCACGGAGGGTTTTTTCGGTGATTCACCAAAGCCACGAGTATCCGTCGGCTTCGGCGTGAACTGGAATTCTCCATTTGGTCCATTCAGGATCGACATAGCCAAGGCACTGTTGAAAGAGCCGGGCGATGATACCAAATTATTCACCTTCAACGTAGGAACACAATTCTGA
- a CDS encoding OmpH family outer membrane protein, whose product MTSFFKTALAVLAVTAAPLALGSVANAQVSGIATANPTIAIAKTKAFSAAYSQIGTQYKSYFDQIEARNKTLNGLRAQLDTDNNKQLTQEELDAAVKAKSPVLQSMQTEEEEIQKLQTPAIKAQMFAIESIFNEYSNAQQQVVAAKKIGVILSPDAFIYAPPQTDVTDAITAALDTRVPTVSTTPPADWQPQRNTVSLHQQLQQLLMASARSQATQQQQQPPAAQPASR is encoded by the coding sequence ATGACAAGTTTTTTCAAAACTGCACTCGCCGTTCTCGCCGTAACTGCTGCGCCCCTGGCGCTTGGTTCTGTAGCAAACGCTCAGGTCTCCGGCATCGCTACGGCAAATCCAACGATTGCCATAGCCAAGACGAAAGCTTTTTCTGCCGCCTATTCTCAGATTGGAACGCAGTACAAGAGCTATTTTGATCAGATTGAAGCGCGCAACAAAACTCTGAACGGACTGCGTGCGCAGCTGGACACGGACAATAACAAGCAGCTGACGCAGGAAGAGCTTGATGCTGCAGTAAAAGCCAAGAGCCCGGTTTTGCAAAGCATGCAGACTGAAGAAGAAGAAATCCAGAAGCTTCAAACTCCTGCAATCAAAGCCCAGATGTTTGCAATCGAAAGTATTTTTAACGAATATTCCAATGCTCAGCAGCAGGTAGTCGCAGCCAAGAAAATCGGCGTTATCCTGAGCCCGGATGCATTTATCTATGCGCCGCCGCAGACAGATGTCACCGATGCTATCACAGCGGCTCTGGACACGAGAGTCCCGACGGTCAGCACCACGCCCCCTGCAGATTGGCAGCCGCAGCGCAACACTGTGTCGCTCCATCAGCAGTTGCAGCAATTGCTGATGGCAAGTGCCCGTAGTCAGGCGACTCAGCAACAGCAACAACCGCCGGCGGCACAGCCAGCCAGTCGCTAG
- the fabZ gene encoding 3-hydroxyacyl-ACP dehydratase FabZ: MTELLDYDVTKVMAVLPHRYPMLLVDRVEELVKDESIRAIKAVTMNEGFFQGHFPGRPIMPGVMIVEALAQAAGVLAMESFDMVGSGKLVYFMAIDGAKFRQPVEPGCLLTLNVKFEQKRARVCKFSGRAMIGDKLAAEANFTAMIADPPAA; encoded by the coding sequence ATGACCGAACTTCTCGACTATGATGTAACCAAGGTGATGGCGGTGCTGCCGCACCGCTATCCCATGCTTCTGGTCGACCGGGTGGAGGAACTTGTAAAAGACGAATCCATTCGGGCGATCAAGGCGGTCACCATGAACGAAGGCTTTTTCCAAGGCCATTTTCCGGGGCGACCGATAATGCCCGGCGTAATGATCGTGGAAGCGCTGGCGCAGGCCGCCGGTGTTCTCGCGATGGAGAGTTTCGACATGGTTGGTTCGGGAAAACTGGTCTATTTCATGGCAATAGACGGTGCGAAATTCCGTCAGCCTGTGGAGCCGGGCTGCTTGTTGACCCTGAACGTGAAATTTGAGCAAAAACGTGCGCGCGTTTGCAAATTTTCCGGACGGGCAATGATCGGCGACAAGCTGGCTGCCGAGGCGAACTTTACCGCGATGATAGCCGACCCTCCAGCGGCATAG
- the rpmE gene encoding 50S ribosomal protein L31, whose amino-acid sequence MKSDTHPDYHMITVQMTDGTTFETRSTWGKEGDTLQLDIDPSSHPAWTGGNQRLLDQGGQVARFNKRFGGLSLKKS is encoded by the coding sequence ATGAAATCCGATACGCATCCAGACTATCACATGATCACCGTTCAGATGACCGATGGCACGACTTTTGAAACCCGTTCAACATGGGGCAAGGAAGGCGATACGCTGCAACTGGACATCGATCCTTCCTCGCACCCTGCATGGACCGGCGGCAACCAGCGCCTGCTCGATCAAGGTGGCCAGGTGGCTCGCTTCAACAAGCGCTTTGGTGGTTTGTCGCTCAAAAAGAGCTGA
- a CDS encoding biotin-dependent carboxyltransferase family protein: MSITVLNAGLQSSLQGAPFTGHRHLGMPAAGAADCLSLALANFLVGKSYGEIAIEITLTGALFRMNEPGSIAVVGAAEHVRINGQDRPRHQTLKVMTGDQIDIGPSRPGCRTYLATAAKIHADHLLGGQSTCLAAALGGFHGRALRNDDVIAFTPDSPVTELQRTTPEDLRPHFSDNHVLRITPGPEADTRNENVLDDLCLAPYAVGARASRMGLALEGGALSACDSSNMPSAAVFPGTIQLPPSGQPYLLGPDAQTTGGYPRIAQIIRADRHLIGQLGSGSRIQFVQTTTERATEIYREKLSLLSSWLGQIKLW; the protein is encoded by the coding sequence ATGAGCATCACCGTTTTGAATGCCGGGCTGCAAAGCTCGTTGCAAGGCGCGCCCTTCACCGGGCACCGGCATCTGGGCATGCCCGCGGCCGGAGCCGCCGATTGTCTTTCGCTGGCCCTGGCAAATTTTCTTGTCGGAAAGTCCTATGGTGAAATCGCAATCGAGATCACGCTCACGGGCGCGCTTTTCCGGATGAACGAGCCCGGCTCCATCGCTGTCGTCGGTGCGGCTGAACATGTCCGGATCAATGGTCAGGATCGACCTCGGCATCAGACGCTGAAAGTCATGACAGGGGACCAGATCGATATCGGCCCGAGCCGCCCGGGATGCCGGACCTATCTGGCGACAGCGGCTAAAATTCATGCCGACCATCTGCTCGGAGGCCAGTCAACCTGTCTGGCAGCAGCGCTCGGCGGGTTTCACGGCCGGGCCCTCAGGAATGACGATGTCATTGCCTTCACCCCAGATTCGCCAGTCACGGAATTGCAGCGAACCACACCGGAAGATCTCCGACCGCATTTTAGCGATAATCATGTGCTGCGGATTACTCCGGGGCCGGAAGCTGACACACGGAACGAGAACGTCCTGGATGACCTGTGTCTGGCTCCCTATGCAGTCGGAGCACGGGCCAGCCGAATGGGCTTGGCACTGGAGGGCGGAGCCCTAAGCGCTTGCGACTCGTCCAATATGCCGAGCGCAGCGGTTTTCCCCGGGACAATCCAGCTCCCACCGAGCGGCCAGCCCTATCTTCTCGGTCCCGATGCGCAGACAACCGGAGGCTATCCCCGGATTGCGCAGATCATCAGGGCCGACCGTCATTTGATCGGCCAGCTCGGTTCGGGCTCACGAATTCAGTTTGTGCAAACCACGACGGAACGGGCCACGGAAATATACCGGGAAAAGCTTTCCCTGCTATCTTCCTGGCTAGGCCAGATCAAATTGTGGTAA
- a CDS encoding 5-oxoprolinase subunit B family protein: MAVPRPTIHICDDWISINLPDMDRVLAARNILSADVRWTEIVPGIDSIAIQFDPALVSPADAASMASDQISDLTQMAGMSPSTKVIPVCYDAALAPDSEYAAKKLGITTETLSSWHAAQIQRVAMLGFMPGFAYLESMEGCSDIGRLANPRQSVAPGSIGIIGRQSCIYSFDSPGGWPIIGRTPLRLFDPAKDQPALLSAGDTVRFEAISKDAFDHWPQETEQ; the protein is encoded by the coding sequence ATGGCCGTCCCACGTCCGACAATCCACATCTGTGACGACTGGATCAGCATCAACTTGCCCGACATGGATAGAGTCCTGGCTGCGCGGAATATATTATCCGCTGACGTTCGCTGGACAGAAATTGTACCGGGCATCGACAGCATAGCGATACAGTTCGATCCCGCCCTCGTTTCGCCCGCTGATGCCGCCAGCATGGCGTCGGATCAAATCAGCGACCTGACACAGATGGCCGGAATGTCGCCGTCCACTAAGGTGATCCCTGTCTGCTATGACGCAGCGCTCGCTCCGGATAGTGAATATGCCGCCAAAAAGCTGGGGATCACGACGGAGACATTATCCTCCTGGCATGCAGCACAAATACAGCGGGTAGCCATGCTGGGCTTCATGCCTGGCTTTGCCTATCTGGAAAGCATGGAAGGATGTTCCGATATCGGTCGGCTCGCCAATCCAAGACAATCGGTCGCGCCGGGCTCCATCGGTATCATTGGCCGGCAAAGCTGTATCTACTCCTTTGACAGCCCCGGCGGATGGCCGATTATCGGTCGCACACCGCTCCGCCTGTTCGATCCGGCCAAAGACCAGCCCGCCCTGCTTTCAGCCGGAGATACTGTGCGCTTCGAGGCCATTTCGAAAGACGCGTTCGATCACTGGCCACAGGAAACGGAACAATGA
- the pxpA gene encoding 5-oxoprolinase subunit PxpA: MIDLNADLGEDESPAGVARDIAIMDIVSSINIACGGHAGSPDIMRTMLAAAKSRSVAPGAHPSYPDRAGFGRKTMELSLADLEASLTEQLDAIGDTAAETGVTLTHIKPHGALYNDAQDDPELSTLLVKLAARSTLPLVGMPGSLLQKTADERAIPFIAEAFIDRQYAANGRLVPRSEAGAVIADDALRIHQGLSLAKGTALNTKDGAPLTIRAQSLCLHSDSNGALETARKMRLALEQACIVIGSVR; the protein is encoded by the coding sequence ATGATCGATCTGAATGCCGACCTTGGCGAGGATGAAAGCCCCGCAGGTGTCGCCCGCGACATCGCGATCATGGACATCGTATCGAGCATTAACATCGCCTGCGGTGGCCACGCCGGATCGCCGGACATCATGCGAACGATGCTGGCGGCTGCGAAGTCGCGGTCTGTCGCGCCCGGCGCCCATCCCTCTTATCCTGATCGCGCCGGTTTCGGACGCAAAACGATGGAGCTTTCGCTTGCGGACCTGGAAGCCAGTCTGACGGAACAGCTAGACGCCATCGGGGACACCGCGGCAGAAACCGGCGTGACGCTGACCCACATCAAGCCACATGGCGCTCTGTACAACGACGCACAGGATGATCCGGAACTCTCCACTTTGCTGGTCAAATTGGCAGCCCGGTCCACTCTCCCTCTGGTGGGCATGCCCGGATCGCTCCTTCAGAAAACAGCCGACGAAAGAGCGATTCCCTTCATCGCCGAAGCCTTCATCGACCGGCAATATGCCGCTAATGGCAGACTGGTTCCCCGCAGCGAAGCGGGTGCCGTGATTGCGGACGATGCCCTGCGAATTCACCAAGGCCTGTCGCTGGCAAAAGGGACTGCGCTGAATACAAAGGATGGAGCACCTCTGACAATCCGGGCGCAGAGCCTCTGCCTCCACTCTGACAGCAACGGCGCTCTGGAAACAGCCAGAAAGATGCGTCTTGCGCTCGAGCAAGCCTGCATTGTGATCGGCTCAGTCCGATAA
- a CDS encoding Nramp family divalent metal transporter — MDESIAPKTMKILNYRPGPGMMVSAAFIGPGTVTACTLAGASFGFALLWALAFATFTTIILQSFAIRIALVTQLGLAEAMLKSVASPLVRTLAALLLISALVLGNAAYEAGNMSGAALGLEAINGGPLAFGKAPIILTIALFAAAMLVLSKPKWIENILILLVLLMSAAFILTFLLIRPDLGALLDGFVPSVPDGGLMTAIALIGTTIVPYNLFLHAASVRERWDKEQLPEAQLDNTISIGIGGLVSMTILATAAASLFGSGKTIENAVDMAQQLTPLFGSMATVTLGAGLFAAGLTSAITAPLATGYIVQEIFKSSHSRRPFQIGALIVILSGMSAALLGYQPVELIFVAQIANGLLLPIIAIFLLRLANNKALLGQYANGLRANILGVAILLITTGLGVRLIARALGFWP; from the coding sequence ATGGATGAATCGATTGCACCAAAGACAATGAAAATTCTTAACTACCGGCCCGGCCCCGGCATGATGGTTTCTGCCGCCTTCATCGGCCCCGGAACCGTGACAGCCTGCACATTGGCAGGAGCGAGTTTCGGATTCGCGCTGCTCTGGGCGCTGGCATTTGCCACTTTCACCACTATTATCCTCCAGTCCTTCGCCATCCGCATCGCGCTGGTTACGCAACTCGGACTGGCAGAAGCGATGCTCAAATCTGTAGCGTCGCCTCTTGTCCGCACCCTTGCAGCCTTGCTTCTGATTTCCGCTCTCGTGCTTGGCAACGCAGCTTATGAGGCCGGCAATATGTCCGGCGCTGCGCTTGGTCTCGAAGCGATTAACGGCGGGCCACTGGCCTTTGGCAAAGCACCGATCATTCTCACCATTGCGCTATTTGCGGCGGCGATGCTGGTTTTATCAAAACCCAAATGGATAGAAAATATCCTGATCCTGCTGGTATTATTGATGAGCGCGGCCTTCATTCTGACCTTCTTGCTGATCAGACCGGACCTCGGGGCCTTGCTGGATGGCTTCGTACCATCCGTCCCTGATGGTGGCTTGATGACCGCGATCGCACTCATTGGCACCACCATCGTACCCTATAATCTGTTTCTCCATGCAGCGAGCGTACGCGAGCGCTGGGACAAGGAGCAATTGCCCGAAGCCCAGCTGGACAACACTATTTCAATCGGCATCGGCGGGCTGGTTTCGATGACGATATTGGCAACCGCGGCAGCCAGCCTTTTTGGCAGTGGCAAGACGATAGAAAATGCGGTTGATATGGCACAGCAGCTCACCCCCCTGTTTGGCAGCATGGCGACTGTCACGCTCGGCGCGGGCCTATTCGCAGCGGGTCTTACCTCCGCCATCACCGCTCCGTTGGCCACAGGCTATATCGTGCAGGAAATTTTCAAATCGTCCCACTCGCGCAGACCGTTTCAGATCGGTGCTCTGATTGTGATCCTCTCTGGCATGTCAGCAGCTCTGCTAGGCTATCAGCCGGTTGAGCTGATATTCGTTGCCCAGATCGCCAACGGCCTGCTGCTCCCTATCATTGCGATTTTCCTGCTCCGGCTGGCGAACAACAAGGCGCTGCTCGGGCAATATGCAAATGGCCTTAGGGCCAATATTCTCGGCGTAGCCATTTTGCTGATCACCACCGGCTTGGGTGTCCGGTTGATCGCCCGCGCACTGGGGTTCTGGCCGTGA
- a CDS encoding prolyl hydroxylase family protein, which translates to MTEANNTSADYLVALGKVQRFPRKEIELCIVKNFLNPDECRKLMALIDEKRRPSAIADPNGDDYFRTSETCDLDHADGFVAEIDAKICAFADIDAKFGEPLQGQRYAVGQEFKAHTDFFDPNGQDFQKYCSISGQRSWTFMIYLNEPEAGGATRFPHFKKSFTPETGTMLCWNNRNLDSSVNDWTLHHGMKVRKGTKYVITKWYREKPWPWNG; encoded by the coding sequence ATGACAGAGGCCAATAATACTTCGGCTGACTATCTCGTGGCATTGGGAAAGGTGCAGCGGTTCCCGCGCAAGGAAATAGAATTATGCATCGTCAAAAATTTCCTCAATCCCGACGAATGCCGCAAACTGATGGCGCTAATCGACGAAAAGCGCCGCCCGTCCGCTATCGCCGACCCCAATGGTGATGATTATTTCCGGACCAGCGAGACCTGTGATCTCGACCATGCGGATGGCTTCGTGGCTGAAATTGACGCGAAGATCTGTGCTTTCGCCGATATCGACGCGAAATTTGGCGAGCCCCTGCAGGGTCAGCGCTATGCGGTCGGTCAGGAATTCAAGGCGCACACGGATTTTTTCGACCCCAATGGCCAGGATTTCCAAAAATATTGCTCCATCTCCGGCCAGCGCAGTTGGACATTCATGATCTATCTCAACGAACCCGAGGCAGGTGGTGCCACCCGCTTCCCGCATTTCAAGAAAAGCTTTACCCCTGAAACCGGAACCATGTTGTGCTGGAATAACCGCAATCTCGACAGTTCGGTCAATGACTGGACCTTGCATCATGGCATGAAGGTGAGAAAAGGCACAAAATATGTGATCACCAAATGGTATCGCGAAAAACCCTGGCCATGGAATGGATGA